The Kitasatospora albolonga nucleotide sequence GCGGAGGACGAGGAGCAGGCGAACGGCGAACACGTGGTGCCGGCGGCCGCCGGGGTGGGCGTGCACTGACCTCCGCTCCCGCTCCCTGACAGCGGCCCGGTGGGACCCCGCACGGTCCCGCCGGGCCGGCGCGCGTTTCGGGGGCGTTCGGGGCGTTCGGTGTGCTCGGGGCGTTCGGGTGGCGTCCGGGACGTCCGGTGGCGGGGCCGGATCGGGACGGGTGGGCCCGGGCAGGGCCGGGGCCTGTGGCGCGGGCGGCCGTCCGGCGGCTGTAGCGTCAGGGGTATGGAAGATCAGTCGGTTGTGGATGTCGGCGATGTGCGCCTCGCGTACCGGGCCTGGGGCGATGCGTTCGGCTCGCCCGTCGTGCTGCTGCACGGTCTCGGCGGTTCCGCCGGGGACTGGGAGGCGGCCGGCACCCTGCTGGGCCAGGAGTGGCGGGTCTACGCCCTGGACCTGCGCGGCCACGGCGAGAGCGACTGGCCCGACGCGTACGACCTGGAGCTGATGGCCGAGGACGTCGTCGGCTTCCTCGACGAACTGGAGCTGGACCGGGTGGGCCTGGTCGGCCACGGCATGGGCGGCGCCGTCGCCCGGCTGCTGGCCCAGGAGCACTCCGACCGGGTGGAGCGGCTGGTGCTGGTGGAGACCCCGGCCCCGTTCCCCGGTGACCCGGGCCCGGCCGGGCGGCCCGAGGGCCCGGTGGACTACGACGAGAACGCGGTACCCGCCGTACGCGACCAGCTCGCCGACCCGGGGCCGGAGGCGGCCGGGGGCCTCGGTGAGATCGTCGCCCCGACGCTGATCATCACCGGCGGCCCGGAGAGCGCGATGGAGCAGCACCGCCAGGCCGACATGGCGTCCCTGATCCCGGACTGCCGGCTGATCACGGTCCCGGGCGGCCACCGCCCGCACGAGACCCGGGCCGACCAGGTGGCGGGGCACATCACGGAGTTCTTCACCAGCTGAGGGGCGGCCCGGCGGGGAGGGGCCGGTGCGGCGGCGGGCCGGAGCGCACGGGGTGTGAGCGGTTGGTGCCGGGGCGGGCCGGGCTTCGGGGCAGGTCAGGGGCGTTGTCAGCACCGGGGCTTCGGGCCAGGTCAGGGGCGTTGTCAGTGGCGGCTGCCATGATCGGCACCATGAACTTCGACCGCGCCCGGTTCCTCGCCGACCTCGACGCCCGGCCCTGGGCCTCCCGCACCCACGCCTACGGTAGCGCCGAGGACGTGCCCGACTGTCTGCGTGCCCTCGCCGGGGACGACGACGCGGCGGCCGAGGAGGCGCGGAACGAGCTGTACGGGAGCATCCTGCACCAGGGCTCGGTGTACGAGGCGTCGGCGGAGGCGGTGCCGTTCCTGGCCCGGATCGCCGCGGCGGGCATCCGTACGGCGGACGTGCTCCTGCTGATCGGCGGAATAGCCGAGGGCGGCGCGGACCCGTCTCCGGAAGGGGCAGGCGTTCCTCCGGAGCGGGAGAGCGACGAGGTCGCCTGCCGCCGGGCCGTCGTCGCGCAACTGCCGCTGCTCCTGGCCTCGGTGGGGCACGAGGACCGTGCCGTACGCCAGTCCGCGGCCTGGGCGGCGGGGGTGACGGGAGCGGCCGGGGCCGACGCCGCCGTGCCGGTGCTCCGTGAGCGGGCGGCCGTCGAG carries:
- a CDS encoding alpha/beta hydrolase — protein: MEDQSVVDVGDVRLAYRAWGDAFGSPVVLLHGLGGSAGDWEAAGTLLGQEWRVYALDLRGHGESDWPDAYDLELMAEDVVGFLDELELDRVGLVGHGMGGAVARLLAQEHSDRVERLVLVETPAPFPGDPGPAGRPEGPVDYDENAVPAVRDQLADPGPEAAGGLGEIVAPTLIITGGPESAMEQHRQADMASLIPDCRLITVPGGHRPHETRADQVAGHITEFFTS